The segment CGACCATGGCGCGGCGCGAAGAGCCGCTTGATGCCGAGGGGAAATGCACGATTGCAGAAGCCTGCCGCCGGTGCCCGGCCCGCGAGAAATGCCGGCTGCCGCAGGCGGAACAGGCGAGGCAAACCTCCGACAGGTTCTGACAATGGCGAAAGAGGAAAAGGGACTGTCGCGCCGCGAACTCCTGCGGCGCCTCGGCATGGGAACGGGCCTCGTGGCCGTCGCCGGGACGGCCGCCGCGCTCGCCGGCCGCACGCGGCGCGGAGACACGGTCTGGCAAATTGACCCCGCGAAGTGCATCCAGTGCGGCAACTGCGCGACGTACTGCGTCCTGGAGCCCTCGGCCGTCAAGTGCGTCCACGCCTTCATGCTGTGTGGATATTGCGAATTGTGCTTCGGCCACTTTCAGCCGGGCGTCGAGCCGCCGCGCACCCTGGACGTGGCGGGCGCGGAGAGCCAGTTGTGCCCGACGGGAGCGATCAAGCGGCGGTGGATCGAGGGGCCGCTCTACGAGTACACGATTGACGAGCCTCTGTGCATCGGTTGCGGCAAGTGCGTCAAGGGATGCACGCTGCACGGCAACGGGTCGCTGTTTCTCCAGGTTCGGCACGACCGGTGCCTGAACTGCAACGAGTGCTCGATAGCGGCGGCGTGCCCGTCGGGCGCGTACACTCGCGTGCCCGCCGACAAACCCTACCTCCTGAAAGGCAAGGATACCAAGCGTTGAAGCGCCGCGTCCTGCTGGCCGTCCTCGCCCTTCTCACCGTATCCGCCGCCCTGCCGGCGGCGGAGCGCGGTGCGCAGCCACCCCCGGCGCAATTTGAGAGCGGGTACGAGCGGCCGACGGTCGAGAACCCTGAGCCGCGCGCCGACGCGTTCGATTATGTGGACGTTGCGGTGCTGGCCGTCGCGCTGGCCCTGGCGTCGTGGCTGGCACTCAGGGTTCGGTCGCGAGCGTGGATTTTCGTCGTGATGCT is part of the Planctomycetota bacterium genome and harbors:
- a CDS encoding 4Fe-4S binding protein produces the protein MAKEEKGLSRRELLRRLGMGTGLVAVAGTAAALAGRTRRGDTVWQIDPAKCIQCGNCATYCVLEPSAVKCVHAFMLCGYCELCFGHFQPGVEPPRTLDVAGAESQLCPTGAIKRRWIEGPLYEYTIDEPLCIGCGKCVKGCTLHGNGSLFLQVRHDRCLNCNECSIAAACPSGAYTRVPADKPYLLKGKDTKR